A genome region from Cervus canadensis isolate Bull #8, Minnesota chromosome 10, ASM1932006v1, whole genome shotgun sequence includes the following:
- the NKX2-4 gene encoding homeobox protein Nkx-2.4 — MSLSPKHTTPFSVSDILSPIEETYKKFGGAMDGTPPGLGTPLGAAYRAPPPGPSSQAAAAGMQPPHAMAGHNAAAAAAAAAAAAAAATYHMPPGVSQFSHGAVGGYCNGGLGNVGELPAYTDGVRGGAAAAASGWYGANPDPRYSSISRFMGPSAGVNVAGMGSLTGIADAAKSLAPLHAAAAPRRKRRVLFSQAQVYELERRFKQQKYLSAPEREHLASMIHLTPTQVKIWFQNHRYKMKRQAKDKAAQQLQQEASLGPPPPPPPSPRRVAVPVLVKDGKPCQNGAATPTPQAGPQPPAPTPELEELSPSPPALHGAGAGLAGLDAAAAGDYGGGALGANLLYGRTW; from the exons ATGTCGTTGAGCCCCAAGCACACGACGCCCTTCTCCGTGTCCGACATCCTGAGCCCCATCGAGGAGACCTACAAGAAGTTCGGCGGCGCCATGGACGGCACGCCGCCCGGCCTGGGGACACCCCTGGGTGCCGCCTACCGCGCGCCGCCGCCCGGGCCCTCCTCGCAGGCGGCTGCGGCGGGCATGCAGCCCCCGCACGCCATGGCGGGTCACaacgcggcggcggcggcagcggcggcggcagcagcggcgGCAGCCGCCACCTACCACATGCCGCCCGGCGTCTCGCAGTTCTCGCACGGTGCCGTGGGCGGCTACTGCAACGGCGGCCTGGGCAACGTGGGCGAGCTGCCCGCCTACACAGACGGCGTGCGGGGCGGCGCAGCCGCTGCGGCCAGCGGCTGGTACGGCGCCAACCCGGACCCGCGCTACTCGTCAA TCTCCAGGTTCATGGGGCCGTCGGCGGGCGTGAACGTGGCCGGCATGGGGTCGCTGACCGGCATCGCGGACGCGGCCAAGTCGCTGGCGCCCCTGCACGCTGCGGCGGCGCCGCGGAGGAAGCGCCGCGTGCTGTTCTCGCAGGCGCAAGTGTACGAGCTGGAGCGGCGCTTCAAGCAGCAGAAGTACCTGTCGGCGCCCGAGCGCGAGCACCTGGCCAGCATGATCCACCTGACGCCCACGCAGGTGAAGATCTGGTTCCAGAACCACCGCTACAAGATGAAGCGCCAGGCCAAGGACAAGGCGgcgcagcagctgcagcaggaggCCAGCCtgggcccgccgccgccgccgccgccgtcacCGCGCCGCGTGGCCGTGCCCGTGCTGGTCAAGGACGGCAAGCCCTGCCAGAACGGCGCGGCCACGCCGACGCCCCAGGCCGGCCCGCAGCCGCCCGCGCCGACGCCGGAGCTGGAGGAGCTGTCGCCCAGCCCGCCCGCGCTGCACGGCGCGGGGGCAGGCCTGGCGGGGCTGgacgcggcggcggcgggggacTACGGCGGCGGCGCGCTGGGCGCCAACCTGCTCTACGGCCGGACGTGGTGA